One stretch of Candidatus Poribacteria bacterium DNA includes these proteins:
- a CDS encoding glycosyltransferase family 39 protein, whose product MLKFSTKDCPKKKHIALLSTVVIFGALLRFWNLGEWSFWIDEVFTVKDAQKLSLESWQGIPNPVPYLAVKLSIALSSDSEWGSRLIPCIVGIVSIPAVFGLGRTLFNWRIGLLGSTFMACSSWHLFWTQNARYPVFTLLFGVLTAWCFYLSLERDSTLLTIGALLSCFCLILSHILSVVIVPALAVYAVVCLSEKSNKKRWLNLLIFFIPFAMPVFALIFPQVRDYLFSGWGRNVWQRSPLYIVLTLVHGMSVPIAVTAFFGCVAMGLNRSVRFLLCYAGVPLALFLIASQFQNVAGYYLFWTIPAYFIFAGIACERVWGAIESQSGGKILGMLMPCVLVVTLLSQVYLYFQIENGGRPRWREAFEAIEAEKRPTDSVVLSEPEMGRYYLPELMPVYIGKLLDDAAGFEKQWESSGKARLWFVVDVASFNVFDANVEVRSWIRERGHLVKTLPAFSRAKDRTIHIYLLE is encoded by the coding sequence ATGCTGAAATTTTCAACAAAAGATTGCCCAAAAAAAAAGCATATTGCGCTTTTAAGCACTGTTGTAATATTCGGGGCACTCCTCCGTTTCTGGAATTTGGGCGAGTGGAGTTTTTGGATCGATGAGGTCTTTACTGTTAAAGATGCACAGAAACTCTCGTTGGAGAGTTGGCAGGGCATTCCAAACCCTGTTCCATATCTGGCAGTAAAATTATCCATCGCGCTTTCGAGTGATAGTGAATGGGGGAGTCGTTTGATTCCGTGTATTGTTGGGATCGTCTCAATTCCTGCAGTCTTTGGGTTAGGACGCACGCTATTCAATTGGCGAATTGGACTTCTTGGTAGCACGTTTATGGCGTGTTCAAGTTGGCATCTGTTTTGGACACAGAACGCCCGTTATCCCGTCTTTACACTACTCTTTGGAGTCCTGACAGCGTGGTGCTTCTATCTGTCCCTCGAACGCGATTCGACGCTTTTGACGATAGGTGCACTCCTTTCTTGTTTTTGTCTAATTCTCTCGCACATCCTCTCCGTTGTAATTGTGCCAGCATTAGCCGTCTATGCGGTAGTCTGTCTATCAGAAAAATCCAACAAAAAACGGTGGCTGAATCTGCTTATTTTCTTTATCCCTTTCGCGATGCCGGTGTTCGCACTGATATTTCCACAGGTTCGGGACTATCTCTTCTCCGGGTGGGGACGCAATGTATGGCAGCGAAGCCCACTCTATATTGTGCTAACGCTCGTCCACGGGATGAGCGTGCCGATAGCAGTTACTGCCTTTTTCGGTTGCGTCGCGATGGGACTCAACAGGTCTGTACGGTTTTTACTCTGCTACGCTGGTGTACCGCTGGCACTCTTTCTCATAGCATCGCAATTTCAAAATGTCGCCGGTTATTACTTATTCTGGACGATTCCTGCCTATTTTATTTTCGCTGGTATTGCGTGCGAAAGGGTTTGGGGGGCAATAGAATCACAATCAGGTGGAAAAATACTGGGGATGCTCATGCCATGTGTTCTGGTGGTGACGTTGCTCTCACAGGTCTATCTCTACTTTCAGATCGAAAACGGTGGGCGACCGAGATGGCGGGAGGCGTTTGAAGCGATTGAAGCCGAAAAGAGACCAACGGATAGCGTAGTGCTTTCAGAACCTGAGATGGGTCGGTATTACCTTCCAGAACTGATGCCCGTCTACATAGGCAAATTGTTAGACGACGCAGCAGGTTTCGAGAAACAGTGGGAATCTTCTGGAAAAGCGCGATTGTGGTTTGTTGTAGACGTGGCGAGTTTTAACGTTTTCGATGCGAATGTGGAGGTCCGCAGTTGGATTCGCGAACGCGGGCACCTTGTAAAGACCTTGCCTGCCTTCTCACGTGCGAAAGACAGGACAATTCACATCTATCTGTTGGAATAG
- a CDS encoding ammonium transporter translates to MADTLWVLVAAFLVFFMQAGFAMVESGFTRAKNAVNILMKNLMDFSMGSIAYWAIGFAIMFGAGNAFMGTSGWFVPSDSDVFGSLEWSSVPTHAAWLFQLVFAATAATIVSGAMAERTQFKSYLIYSVFITGVIYPIVGHWIWGGGWLSNLGMSDFAGSTVVHSTGGWLALTGAIVLGPRMGKYDSEGNPRPIAGHNLPLAALGVFILWLGWFGFNPGSQMGADAADISSIAVTTNLAAAAGAILAMITAWIFLGKPDAGMSLNGALAGLVAITAGCASVSPVSAAIIGALGGIVVVLSVLFFEKLRVDDPVGAISVHGTCGALGTILLGFFDSESGVFFGGGFELLWAQFVGVVAVLVWCLVTGFILFYGIKAATGLRVTEEEEQAGLDYEEHGASAYPDFNVSAIR, encoded by the coding sequence ATGGCTGACACGTTATGGGTGCTTGTCGCTGCATTTCTCGTTTTCTTTATGCAAGCAGGATTCGCTATGGTGGAATCAGGATTCACACGCGCCAAGAACGCCGTCAACATCCTTATGAAGAACCTGATGGACTTCTCGATGGGTTCGATCGCATATTGGGCGATCGGTTTTGCTATCATGTTTGGTGCCGGTAATGCATTCATGGGAACAAGTGGATGGTTCGTCCCATCTGATTCTGATGTATTTGGTTCATTGGAATGGAGTTCTGTTCCGACACATGCCGCATGGCTCTTCCAGCTTGTGTTCGCTGCTACTGCCGCAACTATCGTTTCCGGCGCAATGGCGGAACGCACACAATTCAAAAGTTATCTCATTTACAGCGTCTTCATCACCGGTGTTATCTATCCGATTGTTGGACACTGGATTTGGGGTGGGGGTTGGTTGTCAAATCTGGGTATGTCTGACTTCGCGGGTTCAACAGTTGTCCATTCGACAGGCGGTTGGCTCGCTTTGACAGGTGCTATCGTCTTAGGTCCCCGTATGGGTAAATACGATAGTGAAGGCAACCCGAGACCGATTGCTGGACACAATCTTCCGCTTGCCGCACTTGGGGTCTTTATTTTGTGGCTCGGATGGTTCGGATTCAACCCAGGTAGCCAAATGGGTGCTGATGCAGCCGACATCTCCAGTATTGCTGTAACCACCAACCTCGCAGCAGCAGCGGGTGCTATTCTGGCTATGATTACCGCGTGGATATTCCTCGGTAAACCCGATGCTGGTATGTCCCTCAACGGCGCACTCGCTGGATTGGTCGCAATTACTGCAGGCTGTGCCTCTGTGAGTCCAGTATCCGCTGCGATTATCGGTGCCCTGGGGGGTATCGTTGTTGTGTTGAGTGTCCTGTTTTTTGAAAAACTTCGCGTTGATGATCCGGTTGGTGCTATTTCTGTACATGGTACGTGTGGTGCGTTAGGAACGATTCTCCTCGGATTTTTCGACAGTGAAAGTGGCGTTTTCTTCGGTGGTGGATTCGAGCTTCTCTGGGCACAGTTCGTCGGTGTTGTCGCTGTTCTGGTATGGTGTCTCGTTACAGGCTTTATTCTCTTCTACGGTATCAAAGCTGCTACAGGTTTACGGGTTACGGAAGAAGAAGAACAAGCAGGACTGGACTACGAAGAACACGGCGCAAGTGCCTATCCAGACTTCAACGTCTCTGCAATACGTTAA
- a CDS encoding leucine-rich repeat domain-containing protein, with the protein MKIPLTLFILSVLCVIFICPLHMSAGQNLNVGELPTVRMIYFLPNDWLYRPKVVQEMKDSIRTAQNFFAEQMQAHGEGKKTFRFETDRQGAPRVRLVNGKSPFSHYDNTAGDAVIEELEQAFDFGANIYFIVLGAGKLPYLRNGGGSGRGGRRGKIGGLVIVPDQFTWGTVAHELGHAFGLHHDFRDDSYIMSYGARQDPSLSAAAAEYLAVSPFFNPRIPTAFMSPPTVELISSPTYAAGSKSIPLRFKVEDSSGLHQILLDRISPGAHVVTGELQKSRGLAGKTEAVVEFEYEGGVTFSHVNSKGSFTDFVSLSDAAIHHVGVRVIDTSGNISVSIFRLWEQSHPDADDAPQEPKVVSITDANLAKAVRKALGLKNKGPITKQDMLKLDVLDARNSQIKNLTGLEHAKQLTRLRLDRNQIRDLNPLSGLTRLKTLTLDENQISNIGPLTKLTQLDWLLIGGNPIKNAGVRLIAGFKQLRGLSLYDSQISNITPLAKLTKLESLWLDYNQIRDVSPLAGLTNLRTLYLRENQIRDISPIGKLTQLTSLRLADNPIADVGLLASLRRLEDVDIEIPPAAPSLADFAPPPDVTSLFGNYPNPFNPETWIPYQLASPADVSITIYAADGALVRTLDLGHQSGGHYDSGSRAAYWDGKNEVGEPVASGVYFYTLTAGEFTATRKMLIRK; encoded by the coding sequence ATGAAAATACCCTTGACTCTATTTATCTTATCCGTGCTGTGTGTTATATTCATCTGTCCACTACACATGAGTGCCGGACAGAATTTGAACGTTGGTGAACTCCCTACAGTTCGGATGATCTACTTTCTGCCCAATGACTGGCTATACCGTCCCAAAGTCGTTCAGGAGATGAAAGATAGTATCCGCACCGCTCAAAACTTCTTTGCCGAGCAGATGCAAGCACACGGCGAAGGCAAGAAAACTTTTCGCTTTGAAACCGATCGTCAGGGGGCCCCAAGGGTGCGTCTCGTAAATGGGAAATCCCCCTTTAGCCACTATGACAACACCGCTGGCGATGCTGTAATTGAGGAACTGGAGCAGGCATTTGATTTTGGGGCGAATATTTACTTCATTGTGCTTGGGGCTGGGAAACTTCCTTACCTTCGTAATGGCGGGGGAAGTGGGCGCGGAGGTCGACGAGGAAAAATTGGTGGACTCGTAATAGTGCCTGATCAATTTACCTGGGGAACGGTGGCACATGAATTGGGACATGCCTTCGGATTGCATCACGATTTTCGGGATGATTCGTACATCATGTCGTATGGGGCCCGTCAAGATCCTTCTCTATCTGCAGCAGCAGCCGAATATTTGGCTGTGTCCCCATTTTTTAATCCTCGCATTCCCACGGCATTTATGTCACCACCAACCGTTGAGCTCATTTCCTCGCCTACATACGCCGCAGGATCAAAAAGTATACCCCTTCGGTTCAAAGTCGAGGATTCAAGTGGACTTCATCAAATCTTACTTGATCGAATCTCACCAGGTGCTCACGTTGTGACTGGAGAACTCCAAAAATCTCGTGGATTGGCAGGGAAAACAGAAGCTGTTGTTGAATTTGAATATGAGGGTGGTGTTACTTTTTCTCATGTAAATTCCAAGGGTAGCTTTACAGATTTTGTAAGTCTTTCCGATGCTGCGATACATCATGTTGGTGTTAGGGTGATTGATACATCTGGAAATATCAGCGTGTCTATTTTTCGACTTTGGGAACAGTCACATCCTGACGCTGATGATGCGCCACAGGAACCCAAAGTTGTATCCATCACCGACGCGAACTTGGCAAAGGCTGTCCGAAAAGCCTTGGGACTCAAAAACAAAGGTCCTATCACAAAACAAGATATGTTGAAACTTGACGTATTAGATGCCAGGAACAGTCAAATAAAGAACCTCACGGGACTTGAGCATGCCAAACAACTCACCCGATTAAGACTCGATCGAAACCAAATTCGGGACTTAAATCCGCTTTCAGGCTTAACGCGCCTAAAAACGCTAACGCTTGATGAAAACCAAATCAGCAACATCGGTCCCCTTACAAAATTAACGCAATTAGATTGGTTGTTGATTGGTGGCAATCCGATAAAGAACGCCGGTGTCCGACTGATTGCCGGATTTAAGCAACTCAGAGGGTTATCCCTCTATGATAGTCAGATAAGTAACATCACACCGCTGGCAAAATTGACGAAACTCGAAAGTCTCTGGCTCGACTATAATCAGATCCGCGATGTCTCGCCGCTTGCGGGATTAACGAATCTTCGGACGTTATATCTCCGAGAGAATCAGATCCGCGATATATCTCCGATCGGGAAGTTGACGCAACTGACGAGTTTACGGCTTGCCGATAACCCGATAGCAGATGTGGGTCTCCTTGCGAGTCTTCGGAGACTTGAAGATGTGGATATTGAGATTCCGCCTGCCGCTCCGAGCCTTGCCGATTTTGCGCCCCCGCCTGATGTCACATCGTTGTTCGGCAACTATCCGAATCCGTTCAACCCGGAGACGTGGATACCGTATCAGTTGGCATCGCCTGCGGATGTGAGCATCACCATTTATGCTGCTGATGGCGCGTTGGTGCGCACATTGGATTTAGGGCATCAGTCTGGGGGACACTATGATTCTGGGAGCCGTGCGGCATATTGGGATGGTAAAAACGAAGTCGGGGAACCTGTCGCAAGCGGTGTCTATTTCTATACATTGACAGCAGGTGAATTTACTGCCACGCGTAAGATGTTAATACGGAAGTAA